Proteins encoded within one genomic window of Paraburkholderia sp. HP33-1:
- a CDS encoding AAA family ATPase: protein MASDRMGDVVELQARLARQGFICERSFAATLLLTMEMRRPLLLEGEAGVGKTEVAKALARLLDTRLIRLQCYEGLDAHSALYEWNYQHQLLAIKLLEQDRRPIPDKEQDIFSERYLLKRPLLEAITTTPAPVLLIDEIDRTDEAFEAYLLELLSDFQMSIPELGVIRANERPFVVLTSNGTREISDALRRRCLYQYVDYPGFEKELLIVRSQIPEVPEKLARQIVEFVQSVRQMDLQKKPGLAETLDWVAALLRLGVSSINADGVDRIMDSLAALVKTREDQAGLTRPVVERLVASC, encoded by the coding sequence ATGGCCAGCGACCGCATGGGCGACGTCGTCGAGCTGCAGGCTCGGCTTGCGCGGCAGGGCTTCATTTGCGAGCGCAGCTTTGCCGCGACCTTGCTGCTGACGATGGAAATGCGCCGGCCATTGCTGCTCGAAGGCGAGGCCGGAGTCGGCAAGACGGAAGTCGCCAAGGCGCTCGCGCGGCTACTCGATACGCGGCTGATTCGCCTGCAATGCTACGAAGGTCTCGACGCGCATTCGGCGCTCTACGAATGGAACTACCAGCACCAGTTGCTGGCGATCAAACTGCTGGAACAGGACAGGCGGCCGATTCCGGACAAGGAACAGGACATTTTCTCGGAGCGCTATCTGCTCAAACGGCCGCTGCTCGAAGCGATCACGACGACCCCTGCGCCGGTGCTGCTGATCGACGAGATCGATCGCACCGACGAGGCGTTCGAAGCCTATCTGCTGGAGTTGCTGTCCGACTTCCAGATGTCGATTCCGGAACTTGGCGTGATTCGTGCCAACGAGCGGCCGTTCGTCGTTCTGACGTCCAACGGTACGCGCGAAATCTCCGACGCGTTGCGCCGTCGCTGCCTCTATCAGTACGTCGACTACCCGGGCTTCGAAAAAGAATTGCTGATCGTGCGCAGCCAGATCCCCGAGGTGCCGGAGAAGCTCGCGCGGCAGATCGTCGAATTCGTCCAGTCGGTACGGCAAATGGATTTGCAAAAGAAACCGGGGCTGGCTGAAACGCTCGACTGGGTCGCCGCGTTGCTGCGCCTCGGCGTCAGTTCGATCAATGCGGACGGCGTCGATCGGATCATGGATTCGCTCGCCGCGCTGGTCAAAACCCGCGAGGACCAGGCGGGCCTCACGCGGCCCGTCGTCGAAAGACTGGTGGCGTCATGCTGA
- a CDS encoding SRPBCC family protein — translation MKVVLEKVFPLAATADNAWQLMQDIEAVAGCMPGAKITERVDATHYKGTITVRLGPAVMSFKGDIEVVELDAAARRLHLTGKGADTTGTSAASMDLVAAVQASGEACELVGKSEVTMSGKAASLGGRLMGPVSEQMLKQFVANFAARLQSSQPRPEAAPVSTTPGEPQPPAAASDVNAPPPELNGLALAWAVVRDWLRGLFSRKTA, via the coding sequence ATGAAAGTCGTACTGGAAAAGGTGTTTCCGCTGGCCGCCACGGCGGATAACGCGTGGCAACTGATGCAGGACATCGAGGCCGTGGCCGGCTGCATGCCGGGCGCGAAAATTACCGAACGCGTCGACGCCACGCACTACAAAGGGACGATCACGGTACGGCTCGGGCCGGCTGTGATGTCGTTCAAAGGCGATATCGAGGTGGTGGAGCTCGACGCGGCGGCGCGCCGCTTGCATCTGACCGGCAAGGGCGCGGACACGACCGGCACCTCGGCGGCGTCGATGGATCTGGTTGCCGCCGTGCAGGCCAGCGGCGAGGCCTGCGAGCTGGTGGGCAAGAGCGAGGTGACGATGAGCGGCAAGGCCGCTTCCCTCGGTGGCCGGCTGATGGGCCCGGTGTCGGAGCAGATGCTCAAGCAGTTCGTGGCGAACTTTGCGGCGCGGCTGCAAAGCTCGCAGCCACGGCCTGAAGCGGCGCCGGTCAGCACCACGCCAGGCGAGCCGCAGCCGCCTGCTGCCGCATCGGACGTCAACGCGCCGCCTCCCGAACTGAATGGCCTCGCGCTCGCGTGGGCCGTGGTGCGCGACTGGTTACGCGGGCTTTTTTCCCGCAAGACGGCTTAA
- a CDS encoding aerobic carbon-monoxide dehydrogenase large subunit, which translates to MGNLDTNLDRLAALEGMGCSRKRREDPRFIQGKGTYVDDVKMPGMLFGVMVRSPYAHARVKRIDKSRALAHPGVHAVLTADDLKPLKLHWMPTLAGDVQAVLADTKVCFQNQEVAFVVADDRYVAADAAELVEVEYEELPAVIDPLAALAADAPVIREDIQDKQAGAHGARKHPNHIFTWQIGDRDKTDRVFDNAEVTVEQTMLYPRVHPCPLETCGCVASFDKARGDLTVYITSQAPHVVRTVVGLLSTIPESKIRIISPDIGGGFGNKVGVYPGYVTSIVASIVLGRPVKWIESRAENLSSTAFARDYHMTGELAADRDGHIKALRVQVTADHGAFDACADPTKWPAGMFHVCTGSYAIPNAFVSVDGVYTNKFPGGVAYRCSFRVTEAVYLIERMVDVLAQKLGIDKAEIRLRNFIRKEQFPYTTPLGLEYDSGDYEPALKKVLAAVDYPALRAEQAARRADPTAEWLMGIGVVNFTEIVGAGPSKMCDILGVGMFDSCEIRVHPDGSAVARMGTITQGQGHQTTYAQIIASEAGIPASVITVEEGDTSTAPYGLGTYGSRSTPVAGAAVARASRKIREKARHIAAHLLEASPGDVEFDLDRFVLKGSPGQFKTVKEVAWAAYNNVPEGMEMGLEAVDYYDPPNFTFPFGAYVCVLDVSRYTGETKVRRFYALDDCGTRINPMIIEGQIHGGLTEGFAVAMGQELPYDESGNLLGGTLLDYFVPTAVETPHWETDFTVTPSPHHPIGAKGVAESPHVGSIPCFTAAVVDAFAHLGVTHMNMPHNAYRVWQQCRALGLTRQ; encoded by the coding sequence ATGGGCAATCTCGACACCAATCTCGACCGTCTCGCCGCGCTGGAGGGCATGGGCTGCTCGCGCAAACGCCGCGAGGACCCGCGCTTCATCCAGGGCAAGGGCACCTACGTCGATGACGTGAAAATGCCGGGCATGCTGTTCGGCGTGATGGTGCGCAGTCCCTATGCGCATGCGCGCGTGAAGCGCATCGACAAGTCCCGCGCGCTCGCGCATCCAGGCGTGCACGCGGTTCTGACCGCGGACGACCTGAAGCCGCTCAAGCTGCACTGGATGCCGACGCTCGCCGGCGACGTGCAAGCCGTGCTGGCCGACACGAAGGTCTGCTTCCAGAACCAGGAAGTCGCGTTCGTCGTCGCCGACGACCGCTATGTGGCCGCGGACGCCGCGGAACTGGTGGAGGTCGAGTATGAGGAATTGCCGGCGGTGATCGATCCGCTCGCGGCGCTCGCCGCCGACGCACCGGTCATTCGTGAGGACATTCAGGACAAGCAGGCCGGCGCGCATGGCGCGCGCAAGCATCCGAACCACATTTTCACCTGGCAGATCGGCGACCGGGACAAGACCGACCGCGTGTTCGACAACGCGGAGGTCACGGTCGAGCAGACCATGCTGTACCCGCGCGTGCATCCGTGCCCGCTCGAAACCTGCGGCTGCGTCGCGTCGTTCGACAAGGCGCGCGGCGATCTGACGGTCTATATCACATCGCAGGCGCCGCACGTCGTGCGCACGGTGGTGGGTTTGCTCTCGACGATCCCCGAATCGAAGATCCGCATCATCTCGCCGGATATCGGCGGCGGCTTCGGCAACAAGGTCGGCGTGTATCCGGGCTACGTGACGTCGATCGTCGCGTCGATCGTGCTGGGGCGGCCGGTCAAGTGGATCGAGTCGCGTGCCGAGAACCTCAGCAGCACCGCATTTGCGCGCGACTATCACATGACCGGCGAACTCGCGGCGGATCGCGACGGCCACATCAAGGCGCTGCGCGTGCAGGTGACCGCGGACCACGGCGCGTTCGACGCATGCGCCGACCCGACCAAGTGGCCCGCGGGCATGTTCCACGTCTGTACGGGCTCCTATGCAATTCCGAACGCGTTCGTGTCGGTGGACGGTGTCTATACCAACAAGTTTCCGGGTGGTGTTGCGTACCGCTGCTCGTTCAGGGTCACGGAGGCGGTCTATCTGATCGAGCGGATGGTCGACGTGCTGGCGCAAAAGCTTGGCATCGACAAGGCCGAAATCCGTCTGCGCAACTTCATCCGCAAGGAGCAGTTCCCGTACACGACGCCGCTCGGGCTCGAATACGATTCGGGCGATTACGAGCCGGCACTGAAGAAAGTGCTCGCCGCCGTCGACTATCCGGCGCTACGTGCCGAGCAGGCCGCGCGGCGCGCGGACCCGACCGCCGAATGGCTCATGGGCATCGGTGTCGTGAACTTTACGGAGATCGTCGGCGCCGGGCCGTCGAAGATGTGCGACATCCTCGGCGTCGGCATGTTCGACTCGTGCGAAATCCGCGTGCATCCCGACGGCTCCGCGGTCGCGCGGATGGGCACGATCACGCAAGGTCAGGGCCACCAGACCACTTACGCGCAGATCATCGCGTCCGAGGCGGGCATTCCGGCGTCGGTGATTACCGTGGAAGAGGGCGACACGTCGACCGCGCCCTATGGGCTCGGTACCTACGGCTCGCGTTCGACGCCGGTCGCGGGCGCCGCGGTCGCGCGCGCGTCGCGCAAGATTCGCGAGAAGGCCCGGCACATCGCCGCGCATCTTCTCGAAGCGAGCCCCGGCGACGTCGAGTTCGATCTCGACCGCTTCGTGCTCAAAGGCTCGCCCGGCCAGTTCAAGACCGTCAAGGAAGTCGCGTGGGCGGCTTATAACAACGTGCCCGAGGGGATGGAAATGGGGCTGGAGGCAGTCGATTATTACGACCCGCCCAACTTCACGTTCCCGTTCGGCGCGTACGTATGCGTGCTGGATGTGAGTCGTTATACCGGCGAAACGAAGGTGCGCCGCTTCTATGCGCTCGACGATTGCGGTACGCGAATCAATCCGATGATCATCGAAGGGCAGATCCACGGCGGTTTGACCGAGGGATTTGCGGTCGCGATGGGTCAGGAACTGCCCTATGACGAATCCGGCAATCTGCTGGGCGGCACGCTGCTCGATTACTTCGTGCCGACGGCGGTCGAAACGCCTCACTGGGAGACCGACTTCACGGTGACGCCTTCGCCGCATCATCCGATCGGCGCAAAGGGGGTGGCGGAGTCGCCGCACGTCGGCTCCATTCCGTGCTTTACGGCCGCCGTGGTCGATGCGTTCGCCCATCTGGGCGTCACGCATATGAACATGCCGCACAACGCGTATCGCGTCTGGCAGCAATGCCGCGCGCTGGGGCTCACGCGGCAGTGA
- a CDS encoding (2Fe-2S)-binding protein — MTNRTVVSFKLNGKETDVIVEPRELLIHTLREKCLHTGPHIGCETSHCGACTVDFNGMSVKSCTLLTVQAEGAEVLTVEGLAQGGELHALQEGFMQEHGLQCGFCTPGMLMRAYRLLRENPSPSDEEIRYWMAGNLCRCTGYQNIVKAVQYAARKLRGEAVETSHPLMTADTH, encoded by the coding sequence ATGACCAACAGAACCGTCGTGTCGTTCAAGCTGAACGGTAAGGAAACCGATGTGATCGTCGAGCCTCGCGAACTGCTGATTCATACGCTTCGCGAAAAGTGTTTGCACACCGGACCGCACATCGGCTGCGAGACATCTCATTGCGGCGCCTGCACGGTCGATTTCAACGGCATGTCGGTCAAGTCCTGCACGTTGCTGACGGTGCAGGCGGAAGGCGCCGAGGTGCTGACCGTCGAAGGCCTCGCGCAAGGCGGCGAACTGCATGCGCTGCAGGAGGGCTTCATGCAGGAGCATGGGCTGCAATGCGGCTTCTGTACACCGGGCATGCTGATGCGTGCCTATCGACTGTTGCGGGAAAACCCCTCGCCGAGCGACGAAGAGATCCGCTACTGGATGGCGGGCAATCTATGCCGCTGTACGGGCTATCAGAACATCGTGAAGGCGGTGCAATACGCGGCGCGCAAGCTGCGGGGCGAAGCGGTGGAAACATCGCATCCGTTGATGACAGCGGATACCCACTGA
- a CDS encoding FAD binding domain-containing protein: MIPRPFEYHAPSTLPEAIALLNEYGAQAKVLAGGHSLLPMMKLRFADPGHLIDLGKLAELKGIREADGEIRIGAMTTENELIWSELLQTKCPVIVEGARQISDPQVRYRGTLGGDLSHADPGNDHPALMMALDASFVLAGEHGERIVSADDFFLGTYATLLEPGEIMTEIRIPTPPAGTGYCYAKLKRKTGDFATAATAVTLRASAGTVSAVRIALTNVADKAIRALDAEQYLQSKPLDEPAIAEAARLAMGVCAPVADLRGDIDYKTAMAGEMTRRALTTAFARAAH; encoded by the coding sequence GTGATCCCTCGCCCATTCGAATACCACGCTCCGAGCACCTTGCCGGAGGCCATTGCGCTGCTCAACGAGTATGGCGCGCAGGCGAAGGTGCTGGCCGGCGGCCACAGTCTGCTGCCGATGATGAAGCTGCGTTTCGCCGATCCCGGTCATCTGATCGATCTGGGCAAGCTGGCGGAACTCAAAGGCATTCGGGAAGCCGACGGCGAGATCCGCATCGGCGCGATGACCACCGAGAACGAATTGATCTGGTCGGAACTGTTGCAGACCAAGTGTCCGGTGATCGTGGAGGGCGCCCGGCAGATTTCCGATCCTCAGGTGCGTTACCGCGGCACGCTCGGTGGCGACCTGTCGCATGCCGATCCGGGCAACGACCACCCCGCGCTGATGATGGCGCTCGACGCTTCGTTCGTGCTGGCGGGCGAACACGGCGAGCGCATCGTGTCGGCCGACGACTTCTTTCTTGGCACTTACGCGACGCTGCTCGAACCCGGCGAAATCATGACGGAAATCCGCATCCCGACGCCGCCGGCGGGCACCGGCTATTGCTACGCGAAGCTCAAGCGCAAGACCGGCGACTTCGCGACGGCGGCCACGGCCGTGACGCTGCGCGCGAGCGCGGGAACAGTCAGCGCCGTGCGAATCGCGCTGACGAATGTCGCCGACAAGGCCATCCGCGCGCTCGATGCGGAGCAGTACCTGCAGAGCAAACCGCTCGATGAGCCAGCGATCGCCGAAGCCGCCCGGCTGGCGATGGGAGTCTGCGCGCCGGTCGCCGATCTGCGCGGCGACATCGACTACAAGACGGCAATGGCGGGCGAGATGACGCGCCGGGCCCTGACGACCGCTTTCGCGCGGGCGGCACACTGA
- a CDS encoding LytTR family transcriptional regulator DNA-binding domain-containing protein: MKPSEPAAALARERRAETFQHKLEQFNPGIVWLDPQGRVTAFNDVALQILGPAGEQSLGVAQDSLFGIDVVQLHPEKSRDKLRFLLQSKDVGGCPVRSPPPVAMMINIPDRILMIKVSKMTGAGGACGTCMIFYDVTDLTTEPSSPSAGSNTALPRRLFKIPVYLKNRVILIDLKDIVRFQGDGHYTTIVTKDERYLSNLSLADLELRLDSGIYLRVHRSHIVSLQYAVELVKLDESVNLVMDDAEQSQVPVSRSKTAQLKELLGVA, from the coding sequence GTGAAACCTTCTGAGCCCGCGGCTGCGCTCGCGCGCGAGCGCCGCGCGGAAACGTTCCAGCACAAGCTCGAGCAGTTCAATCCGGGCATTGTCTGGCTCGATCCACAGGGCCGGGTGACAGCGTTCAACGACGTCGCGCTGCAAATTCTGGGTCCGGCCGGCGAACAATCACTCGGCGTTGCGCAGGACAGTCTGTTCGGCATCGACGTCGTGCAGTTGCACCCGGAAAAGAGCCGCGACAAACTTCGCTTTTTGCTGCAGTCGAAGGACGTGGGCGGTTGTCCCGTCAGGTCGCCGCCGCCGGTGGCGATGATGATCAACATTCCCGACCGGATCCTGATGATCAAGGTATCCAAGATGACGGGCGCCGGGGGCGCCTGCGGCACCTGCATGATCTTCTACGATGTCACCGATCTGACCACTGAACCGTCCAGCCCGTCGGCGGGCTCCAACACGGCTTTGCCGCGCCGCCTTTTCAAAATTCCCGTGTACCTCAAGAACCGCGTGATTCTGATCGATCTGAAGGACATCGTGCGTTTCCAGGGCGACGGTCATTACACGACGATCGTCACGAAAGATGAGCGCTATCTGTCCAATCTCTCGCTGGCCGATCTCGAACTGCGTCTGGACAGCGGCATCTACCTGCGGGTTCACCGCAGCCACATCGTGAGCCTTCAGTACGCGGTCGAACTGGTGAAGCTGGACGAAAGCGTCAATCTCGTGATGGACGACGCGGAGCAGAGCCAGGTGCCGGTCAGCCGATCGAAAACGGCGCAACTGAAGGAACTCCTTGGCGTGGCGTGA
- a CDS encoding MFS transporter — MNRKLDVPSAATAAPPADDEAAAHWQRNLCVCVFGSFTTIVAMTLLLPFLPLYVEQLGVTDHAAIVQWSGAAFGATFFSAALVAPLWGKLADLYGRKLMLIRSSLGMAAAMSLIGMAHSAWQLVALRLLAGLLGGYASGSMILVATQTPKSRSGWALGVLSSGIMAGNLVGPLLGGFLPPLIGIRATFWASGAAIFVAFLATAFMIRETPVRKRADNARKQGAWALVDDKGPAIAMLATGLLLMVANMSIEPIITVYVAQLTKPQSVTMVAGFVMSGAALGSVISSTRLGRFADRVGHWNVLIGCLAVAAALLVPQAFVTASWQLIVLRFLMGMALGGLLPCIASVIRHHVPASVTGAILGYSVSSQYAGQVAGPLLGGFVGGHVGMRAVFLGTSMLMALGALANWRLKSGRARAAAARGS, encoded by the coding sequence ATGAATCGCAAGCTCGACGTACCATCGGCCGCCACGGCCGCCCCGCCGGCCGACGACGAAGCCGCCGCGCACTGGCAGCGCAACCTTTGCGTGTGCGTGTTCGGCTCGTTCACGACCATCGTCGCGATGACGTTGCTGCTGCCGTTCCTGCCGCTCTACGTCGAGCAGCTCGGCGTGACGGACCATGCGGCGATCGTGCAGTGGTCGGGCGCCGCGTTCGGGGCGACTTTTTTCAGCGCTGCGCTCGTCGCGCCGCTGTGGGGCAAGCTCGCGGACCTCTACGGCCGCAAGCTGATGCTGATCCGTTCGAGCCTTGGCATGGCGGCCGCGATGTCGCTGATCGGCATGGCGCACTCGGCTTGGCAACTGGTCGCGTTGCGGCTGCTCGCGGGGCTGCTCGGCGGATATGCGTCGGGCTCGATGATCCTCGTGGCGACGCAGACGCCGAAGTCGCGTTCGGGCTGGGCGCTCGGCGTTCTGTCGTCGGGGATCATGGCAGGCAATCTGGTCGGCCCGCTGTTGGGCGGTTTCCTGCCGCCGCTGATCGGCATTCGCGCGACTTTCTGGGCATCGGGCGCGGCGATCTTCGTCGCCTTTCTCGCGACGGCGTTCATGATCCGCGAAACGCCGGTCCGCAAGCGCGCGGACAACGCACGGAAGCAGGGCGCTTGGGCATTGGTGGACGACAAGGGGCCGGCTATCGCGATGCTTGCCACGGGTCTGTTGCTGATGGTCGCGAACATGTCGATCGAGCCCATCATCACCGTTTACGTCGCCCAGCTCACGAAGCCTCAAAGCGTGACGATGGTCGCGGGCTTCGTGATGTCGGGCGCAGCGCTCGGCAGCGTGATCTCCTCAACGCGGCTGGGCAGGTTCGCCGATCGTGTCGGGCATTGGAACGTGCTCATCGGCTGCCTCGCCGTAGCGGCGGCGCTGCTCGTTCCGCAGGCGTTCGTCACCGCGAGCTGGCAACTGATCGTGCTGCGTTTCCTGATGGGAATGGCACTGGGCGGCCTGTTGCCGTGCATCGCGAGCGTGATCCGCCACCATGTGCCGGCGAGCGTGACGGGTGCGATTCTTGGGTACTCGGTGTCGTCGCAGTACGCGGGACAGGTGGCCGGGCCGCTGTTAGGCGGTTTCGTCGGCGGACACGTCGGAATGCGCGCGGTGTTTCTCGGCACCAGCATGCTGATGGCGCTCGGCGCGCTCGCGAACTGGCGCTTGAAGTCGGGCAGGGCACGGGCAGCGGCAGCTCGCGGATCGTGA
- a CDS encoding DNA-binding protein, whose product MSSNITITDDLVAEIANRMADEGQKVSPVAIWSEVHTGSVVAVAAALRKWRETRAPRVPQVVERPALPETVTDTMRDALDRLWTSAQDEAERAVARRLAAMRQRVEDASNERDDALAELQTTVQELDALQVQLDQMTSAYDEKVDAAAVLEEDIALAVQRTDVAEKRAQELAERVSLLEAELASAEREASPREGTDAAGEDESAGSVSETLDAAHSEAVARLEAELDAIRAELQAEQEAHAARREEVEGAHAERDAATVELQTAQAQIATLSASLSDAQERAEAAAASAAESGSPAGIDSQELDALKAQIARDAQAHAAAIAEARETVRKWADYSNGLKQQLTQATEKMKTINAHLENQGYRFDETTGAVSKLNAESTPA is encoded by the coding sequence ATGTCAAGCAACATTACGATCACGGACGATCTCGTAGCCGAAATCGCCAACCGGATGGCTGACGAAGGCCAGAAGGTGTCTCCCGTAGCCATCTGGTCCGAAGTCCATACCGGTTCGGTGGTCGCGGTCGCCGCGGCATTGCGTAAATGGCGCGAAACGCGCGCCCCGCGGGTGCCGCAGGTCGTCGAACGTCCCGCTTTGCCCGAAACCGTGACGGACACGATGCGCGATGCACTCGACCGGCTGTGGACGTCGGCGCAGGACGAAGCTGAACGTGCAGTGGCGCGACGCCTCGCCGCGATGCGCCAACGTGTCGAGGATGCCAGCAACGAGCGCGACGATGCACTCGCGGAACTGCAAACCACCGTTCAGGAACTCGATGCGCTGCAAGTCCAGCTGGATCAGATGACGAGCGCTTACGACGAGAAGGTCGATGCAGCGGCGGTGCTCGAAGAGGACATCGCGCTCGCGGTGCAACGGACCGACGTAGCGGAAAAGCGCGCGCAGGAGCTTGCTGAGCGCGTTTCGCTCCTTGAAGCGGAACTGGCGAGCGCGGAGCGTGAAGCGTCCCCGCGGGAGGGGACCGACGCCGCGGGCGAGGACGAGTCGGCCGGGTCAGTCTCCGAAACGCTGGACGCTGCGCATTCGGAAGCGGTCGCTCGTCTTGAAGCCGAGCTCGATGCGATTCGCGCGGAGTTGCAGGCCGAACAGGAAGCGCATGCAGCCCGACGCGAAGAGGTCGAGGGCGCGCATGCTGAACGCGATGCCGCCACAGTTGAATTGCAGACTGCCCAGGCGCAAATCGCGACGCTGTCAGCCAGCTTGTCCGATGCGCAGGAGCGTGCCGAAGCCGCAGCGGCGAGCGCCGCCGAGTCGGGGTCGCCGGCAGGTATCGACTCGCAGGAGCTCGATGCATTGAAGGCGCAGATTGCGCGCGACGCGCAAGCGCATGCCGCCGCGATTGCCGAAGCCAGGGAGACCGTCAGGAAATGGGCCGACTACTCGAACGGCCTGAAGCAGCAACTGACTCAGGCGACCGAGAAAATGAAAACGATCAACGCTCACCTCGAGAATCAAGGCTATCGCTTCGACGAGACGACGGGTGCGGTGTCGAAGCTGAACGCCGAAAGCACGCCGGCGTGA